The genomic DNA CGTTGACTCCGCGGCGGTTGTCCGAGGGGAGACACCGAGCGCTGTGGCGGTACTCGTCACTTTGACATCGTTCACACGGGAGATGAGAAGATGCACAGCTCTCACACGGCCGATGAACTGATGCACGAGAGTCTCAACAAGCCTTTTTTAGAATTACTCGCACCGTGACACTGGATATCAAATCCACCGACAATGAATCTCATCCAACGACTCAAATCCGTCGGTCCGGGCGCGATGGTCGCCGCGGCGTTCATCGGTCCCGGGACGGTCACGACCGCGAGCGTGACGGGAGCACAGTTCGGCTACGCGCTGTTGTGGACGATCGCGTTCTCCATCGTCGCGACGATCGTCCTCCAGGAGATGAGCGCGAGACTCGGCCTCGTCTCCGGAGAGGGACTCGGCGAGGCGCTGCGGGAGCGCTTCGACAGCCAGGCCGTCGAGTACGTGAGCATCTTCCTCGTGGTGGGCGCGATCGGGATCGGGACCGCCGCCTACGAGGCGGGGAACATCCTCGGCGGCGCCGCGGGACTGGCGACCATCACCGGCGTGAGTTCGACGGTGTGGGGAGTCGTTATGGGGCTCGTGGCCGGCGTCCTCCTGTACACCGGGCGGTACGAACTGATCGAGCGGGCCCTCGTCGGCCTCGTCGCCGTGATGGCGCTCTCGTTCGTCGCGTCGGCGGCCCTCATCGGCCCGGACTTCGGCGCGATCGCGATGGGGTTCGTCCCGGGCGTCCCCTCGGGGTCGCTGTATCTCATCACGGGGCTCATCGGCACGACGATCGTCGGATACAACCTGTTCCTGCACGCGAGCAACGTCCAGGAGCGGTGGGACGGGCCCGAGGACATCGGCCGCTCGCGGACCGACACCATCCTCTCGATCGTCGTCGGCGGCGTGATCACGATCACCATTATGGTCACCGCGGCCGCCGCCTTCGAGCCGGGGACGCAGATCAGCGACGTCGGTCGGATGGCCGAACAGCTCAGGCCGCTGGCGGGCCCCTACGCCGAGCTGTTCTTCAGCATCGGGCTGTTCGCGGCCGGGTTCACCAGCGCGACGACGGCCCCGCTGGCGGGCGCGTGGGCGACCACGGGCGCGCTGGGCTGGGACTCGGACCTGCAGAGCACGCGGTTCCGCGCCGTCTGGGGGACGATCCTGGGCGTCGGCGTCCTCTCGGTGCTCCTCGGTGGCAGCCCCGTCGAGATCATCGTGTTCGCGCAGGTCGTCAACGGGATCTTGCTCCCGATCGTCGCGATCTTCCTGATCTACGCGATGAACCAAGAGGACCTCCTCGGCGAGTACACCAACGGGCCGGTCGCGAACGCGCTCGGCGCGGTCGTGACGATCGTCGTCGTGTGGCTCGGCGTCCGAACGATCCTCGACGTGGCCGGGGTGTTGTAGATGGGTGAGCGGAGAATCGGCGTCGACGTCGGCGGCACGTTCACGGACGTGACGCTGTCGCTCGGCGGCGAGCTCGTGACCGCGAAGGTCCCGAGCACCGAGGACCAGAGCGAGGGCGTGATGGCCGGCATCGAGAAGGCCTGCGAGGAGGCCGGAATCGATCCCGAGACGCTGACGGAGTTCTCCCACGCGATGACCGTCTCGGTCAACGCGCTCCTCGAAGAGGACGGCGCGGAGACCGCGCTCGTCACGACCGAGGGCTTCCGCGACGTCCTCGAGATCGGTCGCCAGGACCGGCCGTCGCTGTACGACCTCGACGCGGAGAAGCCGACTCCCCTGGTGCCCCGACGCCGCCGGTACGAGGTTTCCGAGCGGACGACGACCGAGGGGGTCGAACGGCCCGTCGACGACGACGAGGTGCGTGCGATCGCCGCGGAGATCCGCGAGGCGGACGTCGAGGCCGTCGCGGTGTCGCTCCTGCACGCCTACGCCCATCCCGAGAACGAAGAGCGCGTCGCGGAGGCGCTTCGGGAGGAACTCGACGTGCCGGTGTCGGCCTCACACGAGGTCCTCGCGGAGTTCCGAGAGTACGAGCGGACGTCCACGACCGCGGTC from Halobellus limi includes the following:
- a CDS encoding Nramp family divalent metal transporter; the encoded protein is MNLIQRLKSVGPGAMVAAAFIGPGTVTTASVTGAQFGYALLWTIAFSIVATIVLQEMSARLGLVSGEGLGEALRERFDSQAVEYVSIFLVVGAIGIGTAAYEAGNILGGAAGLATITGVSSTVWGVVMGLVAGVLLYTGRYELIERALVGLVAVMALSFVASAALIGPDFGAIAMGFVPGVPSGSLYLITGLIGTTIVGYNLFLHASNVQERWDGPEDIGRSRTDTILSIVVGGVITITIMVTAAAAFEPGTQISDVGRMAEQLRPLAGPYAELFFSIGLFAAGFTSATTAPLAGAWATTGALGWDSDLQSTRFRAVWGTILGVGVLSVLLGGSPVEIIVFAQVVNGILLPIVAIFLIYAMNQEDLLGEYTNGPVANALGAVVTIVVVWLGVRTILDVAGVL